The genomic DNA AATTTTATTTTCTTTGTTTATCATAAAATTTTGATGATTTTAAAAAGTTGCGGCAAAGTTAATTTATTGTTTTTTTACTTCAACAATTTTTATTAGATAATTTTTTAAAAAAAATATAAATCTTGAAATAGTAATTATTTCAGGTATTTAAAGAATATGAAATTTATTTTATCAACAATAAAATCTCTTATTTTACTTAAAAAAATTAAGTGAAATGCTGATTAAAAATAGTTTGAAGTTTAGAATTGAGGATTCTTGTTTTTTCTGTTTTCAGAAAGAATTTACAATGTCAATAAAGTCTTGTGATTTCAGCGAAGCACCGCCAATCAAGCCGCCGTCAACATCTTTATTTGCAAACAATTCTTTTGCGTTTTTTGAATTGCAACTGCCGCCGTATAGAATGGTTATTTCTTCAGCAACAGCACTGCCATATTTTTCAGTTATTAATTTTCTAATAAATTCGTGCATTTCCTGCGCCTGAGCGGAAGTGGCTGTAACGCCTGTTCCAATTGCCCAAACAGGTTCGTAAGCTATAATTATTTTCAGAAAATCTTCTTTACTCAAATCAAATAAACCTTCTTCGATTTGAGTTTTTATTATTTCAAAAAGTTTTCCCGATTCTCTTTCTGGAAGTGTTTCTCCGCAGCAATAAATTGGGAAAAGCCCAGTTGCTAAAACTTGTTTCACTTTTTTTGAAAGAAAAACATTATCCTCTTTAAAATAACTTCTTCTTTCGGAATGACCTGTTATCACATATTTCACGCCAACTGACTTAAGCATTTCGGCAGAAACTTCACCTGTGAATGCTCCTTTTATTTCCTGATGACAGTTTTGTGCTCCCACAGTAATCTGTGAATTATTTTTTATTAACTCAGCACATTTTTGCAAAAAGAAAAACGGCGGACATAAAACTATTCCGACATTTTGAGCAGTAATATTTTTTGAAAGCTCAATGATTTCATTTGTAAGCTTAACACCTTCTTCGAAAGTGTTATTCATTTTCCAATTTCCCGCAACAATTTTTTTTCGCATAATGTTAAAGTTTAAAATTAAAATTTTATTTTGTGTTTTTTTTTTATTTCAACATTGCTGAAATGGCTCGTGATATTTTTGCTTTCTTCATAAGCCGATAAAAGTTCTTCCTGTTCTTCTTCAGAAAGCTTACATAAGAACAAGTTATGCTGAGATTCTTTTTAAGTTCAAGGGTTATCGGCGTTAAGTATTATCTGCAAACTTACACAATAATTTTTAATTTCAATGGTTGAAATTTATTTGCTAATTAAAAAGCCAACCTTTTTTTCAAGATTGGCTTGTGTGGTTGCTTTAGGATGTTTCAAAAGGAAAATATTATTGTTTTTTTCTTTGTGTTCCTTTTTAACAAATACAATTCCTTCCGCAAGATTATTTTTAGAGTATTAATTTATCTGTTGAAATATTACTGAACAACCAACTTTCCATTCGTTATTTTTTCATTATTATTTATGATGCTGTAAAAATAAATTCCACTTTGAAGTTCATCTTTTTCAATGGTTGTTTCGTGATTATTGATAGAAATAATTTTTACTTCCCTTCCGCATACATCAAAAATTTTCATCATAGTATTTTTCAAAATTATTGCAGATGAAATTTTTAAGGTAAAGGATGTATTGAAAGGATTGGGGTAAACTTTAATACCCCCATCCTGGGTTACGTTAACAATTCCTGTTGTGCCCACGGTAATCGTTTGCGAAAGCGTGTTGTTGGTTTCGTCTGATTCCGCAAAGCGGTTAACGGGATCGGCGTACGCGGTAATCGTGTGGGTGCCGATAGGAATGGTATATGCGCCGCCACAATAGCCGCCACTACTACACAATGTTGTGTTGTTGATAGTAACAGATGCTCCTGCGGCAAGCGGAACGGTAAAGCTGCCGTAGGTTTGTTGAACTCCATCCACTTGGAACCCTATATCGATAGAGGATCCTGAGGTCGGAGAGCCACCCTGATTCTTTATTGTTGCAGTAAAGACCCCATTGGTGTAGGAGAATGAGCCGGGAACAATGATGGCGTCAGGCAGTGATATGGGGAGGGAGGAGCAGGATGTCAAACTATTTAGGTAATTCTCAAGATTGGTATATCCATTTACGGAGATTTGGGCACCATCTGCGGAGTTGTTGGGATTGAGAGCGTTGGAAGTTTCCCACGTATCGGGCATGCCGTCGTGATCGGTATCAGTATACGGAGTCCCGCCAGCAAGTACTGGCCAGTTATTATCGCCTCCCACGCTTCCTGTACTGGTATTATATTCATTTACAAGACGGGTATCTATGTCATCACGCATGGGGAGTGTGGCACCCGCACCGTTAAGAACGTTGGTGACGTTTGCCGTAGCGGAAGAAATGGTGATAGGATATGATGAAGTTATCCATGGGGTGTTGCGCTGGAATGAGGTGGAAGCGGGTCCGTTGTTGTCTTCTCCGTTTGGCGTTGCGCCTCCGCAGAAGCCCATGATGTTCCATTCGGGCAGGCTGCTATTTGTACGATGCGGACCAATGTTATCCTGCACATATATCGTCTGCGGGGGCTGTACGAGTGTGTAGGTACCGGCTTCGCTGAGCGCCATCTCATATCGGTTGAGCAAGGTACTCGGACCAACTTTGTAGTAGTTGCCAATGAAGTTCACGACAGACCCTGCTGCGTCGCGGGTCTGAACACCAGTCCCAAAGGACTGCCAGTTATAAATCACATTATTCACAACCTCAGTTGGACCATTACCTGAAATCAAGGGGTTGCGCTCGGCATTGCTGGTAATGTAGTTGTGGTGGATTGAAATATTGTGCATCCACGCTCCATATCCCGGTTCTGCTCCTACCAGCAGACCTTTTCCGGAAGCTCCATCCATTGTTGTGTAGGCATTTGCTTCCCCAAAAATATTCCACTGAAACGTCACATCATGCACTTTTGCCCAACTGCCGTTATCGTCCTGTTGCCAACCGAGAGAGCAGTGGTCAACGATGACATTATAGACCGGTGCCGTTCCGTCATCGTTAGCAATAACAAACCCAGTATAGTACCAGCTGTTGATAGCATCAATCCAACCACGACGATGACGGATATAGCGAACGATAATGTCATGCGCATCGTTCCGTATAGATAAACCGTAATAGCGAAGTTGTATTCCTCCACCAGGCGCGGTCTGTCCAGCAATGGTGAGATATGATTGAGCGACTCCAGATATCATGATGTCTGATTGCATGTCAATGGTGCCTGCAACTTTGAACACAACAGTACGCGGTCCGGTTTGAAGGACGGCATCTCGAAAACTGCCCGCCCCCGCGTCGTTCAGGTTGGTAACTTCAATAACACGACCGCCACGACCGCCGACCGAGACAGCGCCAAAACCTTCGGCACAGGGAAAGGCGGGAACTTGCGCGATTACGAAAGACGGGGTGAACAAGGATATGATGAATATGGTGCTAATAAGAATTTTTTTGCCACTGCTCATCAAGAGCATTAAGCAAAAAGTTAATGCGTTTTTTGTAAGTGTAGATTTTTTCATGATGGTTGGTTTTAGATTGTTTGTCCTAACTCCCTTTAGGGTTAGGGGCTTTACTGAACAACTATTTTTCCATTCGTTATTTTTTCATTATTATTGATAACACTATAAAAATAAATTCCATTTTGTAGTTCGCCTCTGTTAATGGTTGTTTCATTGCTGCTGATAGAAACACTTTTTACTTCCTTTCCGCATACATCATAAATTTTCATCTCAGCATTTTTAAGAATTGTTGCATCAGAAATTTTTAAAGTAAAGAATGTATTGAATGGATTGGGATAAATCATTGTAGCGTTATTCATTTCTTCATTTATTATTCCTGTCGGTGTTTCCACGCATGAAGTGCCGGATAGTTCAATGGTTCCGAAAGAAGAGGTTTCGTGGGAAGATGTTGGCTGCATGAACCAGGACATACTCGCATCCGCAGCGCCTCCGTCATCGTCGTCATCAGCAAGCATATCGAACCCGATGAGTTTTCCCGATGCAGGGGTAACACCAATCGCGATCCATGTTATTTTTAGTTCCATCAGGTATCCGCCGGTATTGGCACCTTGCGAGAAAGTAAACCCGACAGGATTTAGCGTGGTGGTAGCGTTATGGTATTCGTAAGCCGTGGCATCATTCCATCGTATGATATATTGATGGTCGTTGGCATCGTAGTCGCCGGTGGTTTTGTCGTTGTTGCCGTCAATGAATATCTCCAAAGCATCATCATCCCAGGTGTTTGTTCCAGAATCATTTCTGAACGCATCATCTTTTACGTTTACCAAAAGGTAAAGGGCTGTATTATCCCACACGGCTTTATAGGTGGCGGAAATATCGGCGGATGAAGAAACAGTTCCCCACATGATATTTTTTAAGGTGTCGGATTCTACTTGTGCCCACGTATTTTCGGCTATTCCATCAATTACAGGAGCCAGCACAGAACTGCAAAAAGAAGGATTCGTAGCACCAGTTGTAAATTCATGGGCGCCAATGTCGGGGCTTGTGCCACGGGCGGTTTTGAAATAATCGTCTGTTACCTCCGTCAGTACGATAGCTTTGTTTATTGCCGGAGAAGAAGCGGAAGAAAGTTTGAAATAATCTGCTGTGAGTAGTCCCGGGCTGATAGTTCCTGTTTTGGCAAGAAGTGGGTCTCCTAAAACATCACCTGTGCCAACAGCGTTTGCAGGGCGGGCTCCTTGCCATAGATTGTTGCTCCAAGTGATGCCGGAAGCTGAAGGAATGTTGCCACTTGTTGTAAAAATATTATTTCTAATTTGGGAATTTGTATTAACTATAACAGGATTTCCACCAACTCCTGTGGACAATCTACAATTAACAAGAGTATTGTTCGCGATCAAAACATTCGTCAAACCGCTTCCGGAAACGATGGTCCATGAGAAGGCATCGACCGAGGTGTTGACAAATAGGTTGTTGATAACGATGTTATTGGTTGAGCGAGGTTTGCTTGCCTGTTCATCTGCAAGTGTCAGAGTTGCACTTTGCCCGCAAATATTTCCGGGGGTAACATACACCATGTTTCTTTGAAAGAGAACATTGGAGGCATCTGAAATATACGTATTGGTCGCCCAGTTGTCATACACGATATTGTCTTCTATAGTTGTTCCATTCGCTTCATAAACAGAAAGACCTTCACCCCAGTTGTTGTAAACAATATTTCTTCGTATTATGGTGTTAACCGGAGCACGCGCTGCGCTTAATCCTGATGCCCAATTATTACTACTACTACCATTCACGTTATTTAAACACGTTTGCCATACCTGACTGTCCTCAACAATATTGTAATTTCCTGTAATAAGTATGCCATTATCAATAATATGATGGACATTGAAGTGACTTATTATATTATTTTGTCCATATATTCCAACACCTCTTTGATAGTTACCCGAACCAGTATTTTTTACTTCAAATCCCGACATGTGAATATAACTCCCGTTCAAAACTACGAGTCCACACCAGCCGCAAGTCGGCAGGTTATTTTGGCCATCTATTATTGGCAACTCTCCGGGGTATGCTGAAATGGTGATTGGCAATGACACTGTGCCGGAAACACCTACATTAACAGCTTCTACATATGTGCCGCCTCTTACATAAAGAATGTCACCTGCAACGAGCTTTGCTACGGAAGCATTGATTGTTTTCCACGGAGTGTTTATATTCTGAGCTTGTGTGGTTGTGTAACTATCATTTCCATTAGTAGCAACATAATAGGTGGCTGAAAAAGCACTACCGGCGAACAAAACCATTAGCGCAATTACTGTGGAGAAGAGTAGATTTTTTGTTTTCATGATTTTTTGTTTTAAGTTAAACAATTTATTTAATCAGTAATTATTATTGCACAACCAACTTCCCGTTCGTTATTTTTTCATTATTGTTGATGATGTTGTAAAAATAAATCCCGCTTTGAAGGTCGCCTTTGTCAATGGTTGTTTCGTGATTATTGATAGAAATATTTTTTACTTCCCTTCCGCATACATCATTAATTTTCAACATAGCATTTTTAAGAATGGGTGCATCAGAAATTTTTAAGGTGAAATTTGTAGTAAAAGGGTTTGGATAAACATTAAAAACCTCTTGATTGCTCTTTTCGGAAAGTCCGGTAGGGGTGTAGCAAGACACACCAACACCGCAGGGCCATCCATCCCAAATCTCCAGACCTGTTGTCCACTGTTGTTCCGGACTCGCTCCTCCACCATACGTGTTATTCAGCATAATCCGGTTTATCGGAAGTTTATATATTGTATCCTTATTCCATCCAATATGATCAACAATGACCTGTCCATTGACCGCTGCCCAGTAACGACCACTATTACCGGTTGAGCGATGCCAAAAAACTTCATATTTGAACCATTCTCCAACCGGGACAGGGATGGTGGTATTCGTTACTTCCCAATGGACTTTTTTTTGGCTTTCGGAGAAAAAATTTGCAACATTATCTCCTTCAGTGTGCCAGTATAGTTTCCCCGTGCTGGTATTTTTTAATACATGAGTTATTATACGGTAATCTCCCTTCCATGTTGGTGAACCGCTTTCAATCATCCCACCGGTTTTCCATTCCGAAAGTACCCGCCATGCTGTGTTACTCGAAGTGCCAAGTGCAGCTACCAGATTCGACTGGAACTTAAACCAATACGTATAATACACATCGCCGGTATCAGTGGTATCACCAGACTCAACCGATTCTCTATATATCATAAAGCCATCTTGAGAGGCGCCCCATTCTGGACCTGCTGCATTATTTATTTTTAGATTCTGGAAAAGTGCATGGCATGGATTTCCGTCCGGACCGGTAACTTCCTGAATCTCGTTGGTTATGTAGTTACCAAGAGTTGAGAGAGTAACGGGTACATCAGCAATCATATCAAAATACGATTTGGTCGCGTTCCATGGAAGCATTGGCTCTTTATTCCCTGTTGCCACATTGATGCCGGTAATATTTTGCCCACCCGTGCCCGCATTGCTATTACGAATATATGGCGCAGAGAGCGTGGTTTGTTCAGGGGAAAAATCCGTCCTGTAAAGCATTTTAGGCGTTTGTGCATTTACATGGAACGCTCCCAACGACATAGTTATTGCGAAAAATATTTTCGCAATTCGATTCAGAGTTTTTGTTTTCATGGTTTTTTTAGGGTTTAGTTAAACAATTTATTTAGTAATTATTCATTTATTATTGTACAATCAATTTTCCATTCGTTATTTTTTCATTATTATTGATGATACTGTAAAAATAAATCCCGCTTTGCAGTTCGCCTCTTTCAATAATTGTTTCATTACTGCTGATAGAAACACTTTTTACTTCCTTTCCGCATACATCATAAATTTTCATCTCAGCATTTTTAAGAATTGTTGCATCAGAAATTTTTAAGGTGAAATTTGTAGTAAAAGGGTTGGGATAAACATTAAAAACTTCTTGGTTGCTTTTTTCGGAAAGCCCGGTAGGGGTGTAGCAAGATACACCAACACCGCAGGGCCAGCCATTCCAAATCTCCAGACCTGTTGTCCATTGCTCGATTGGGGCACTACCTCCGCTATAGGCATTGTTTAAAAATATTCGGTTTATGGGGTATGGGTTAGATACTCCGGTGGGATACATCGAACCATGATAATCAATAATTACCTGTCCATTAACCGCAGCCCAATATCGTCCATCGGTACTGCCTTTTGTTGACCTATGCCAGAAAACTTCATATTTGAACCATGTGCCAACAGGAACAGGAACAGTAGTGTTATTTGTTGGTCCCCAATAAATGTGCTTATTATCATTGTTATCCCAGCCATCGCCTTCGGTAGTCCAGTAAAGGGTTTTGCTGGTATTTTGATGAACATGGGTAATTATGCGGTAATCTGTGGAGCCGCCCGTTTTCCATTCCGACATTACTCGCCAGTTATCGGAACCATCATCTGTGCCTAATTGAGTGTGTAAATTAGATGGAAACTTGAACCAATAGGTGTAATACACATCACCTGGGTCCGCCATAGTTTGACTTTCTCCTCTATAAATCATCAAAGCACATTGAGAAGCACCATAATCAGGAGGGCACGCATTATTTATCTTTACACTTTGATAGAGTGCATATACCTGAGTCCCGTTAGGTCCCGTTACCTGCTGAATCCCATTGCTGATATAGTTACCGATAGTAGAGAGATTTACAGGAACATCGGCTATCATATCAAGACCTGATATGTCTGCTCCCCAGGGAATAATTGCTTCTTTGTTCCCTGTTGCTACTTTGATACCTGTAATATTTTGCCAAGCGCCGGTACCTCCATGTGAAATATCTGATTGAGACGGTGCAGAGAGGTCGCTCTGTGCAGGTGAAAAATCTGTTCTGTAAAGCATGGTTTGCGCTGATACTTGGGATAATCCCAACGACACAATTACTGCGAAAGCCATTTTCGTAACCCGTTTTAGTACTTTTGTTTTCATGATTTTTGGTTTTTAGTTAAACAATTTATTTAGTAATTAATTGAGGATTCATAATAGTAATTATTTCTATTCCAACAGTTCGGATTATCATACCAGTAGTTCGCATGACTACTCCAATAGTTTGGAATTACTGATGACTTAGGAAAGTTTCCGAATAACAGGGGAATATTCATTGATAGTTGAGAAACTTGTGTTTGTTTAATAAATTTGATAAAAGTGAGCATTTTATATTAAGTTTAATTTTTGCTTAGTTTTCAAAGCATTGAAAGTATTTAGACAGACGTTAAAATTTTATTGTCTTACGCAAATAAATTACATACAAAAATAAATTATAAAGAAAGGATAAACAAATTTATTATCTATACATAATCTATACACAAATGTTTTTTCAAAAACATTATTTGTTTATTATTGCGGGATATAACTTATTGTTTTTAATAGTTTTACATTTCAAAATGTGAAACCTTTATGATTTTTGAGGCATTATTTTAACATGCAGTCATCTTGACATTATTTTTTAAAATGTTGATATTATGTAAGTTAGCTGATTAATTACAATTGGTTCAGGAATTGCACAAAATTTGTTTTCTCTTGTATGTTCATTTTTTTCCTTAGCCGATGGCGGCTAACATCTACACTGGAAGAAGATATATTTAACAATGAGGCAATTTCTTTCGAGCTAAGATTTAATTTCAGCAGCGCTGACAGTTTTTTTTCATAATCAGTCAATTCGGGGAAATGTTTACTTAATTTAAAATAGAATTCTTCATTTATCTGTTCCATTTGTTTGTTGAATTCTTCCTGTTCTTTGCTAATATTCATGCTTGTTGTTATATTTCTTGACAAGTCAGCAAGCATTTTAATTGCCTGCTCCATGTCATTTTTGTCAAGTGCGAGGTTTACTGTTTTAATATTCTCTTTTATTTCCTGCAGTATGCTATTCTTATTGACGATATGTACACCCATATTCATAACATGTTCATTCTTATGCTCAAGTTCCGCCCTCATTAATTCTTTCTGCGTTTCATTAATTTGCTTTTCTTTCTCGGCAATTTCGCGTTCTTTGGTTATTTCACTTTCCATTAAAGCTTTTTGTGCCTCCTTAATTTTCAGGTTCTTGACAGAAATTTCAAGTTCATTTTCAATAATTTTTCGTTCCTTTTCGGCAATTTCAAGTTCCTTGAGTGTTTTAATACGTTGACGGTTATAAATTAATAATCCAATTATCACAAGAAGCAATAAAGCACTAACAAATATGTATAGTTTTAGCAGAGCAATTTTTTTGTCGCGTTGTAATATTTCAATTTTTTTATTATTCAGAATAATTTCCTTGTCTTTTTTTTCATTTTCTAATTTGAATTGCGCTTCCGCTATCTTTTTACTGCTCTCTTCATTATAAATACTGTCATTCATTATTTTAAACAGTTTATGATATTCAAGTGCTTCCTTGTAATTTCCTTCCTTATCTTTCAGTATGGAAAACCGTTCATAATTATTTACAATATTTTTCTTATCTCCAATTGCTTTTGCTAATTCTAAGCTTTGCTTAAAATATTTCTGCCCCTCTCTGTAATTTTTCAGCATCATATAATCTTCTCCAATATTACATAAGGTAATAATCATTAATTGTTTGTTTCCTGCTTCCTTCGCACTTTCAAATGATTTTTGATGCATATTCAATGCTTCGTTATAATTGCCTAAAGCATGACAAGTGACTCCAATATTATTTAATATTTCGGCAATAAGTTTTTTATTAACTATTCCTTCAGCATATTTAAGTGCTTGTTGAAAATATTCCATCGCTTTGTGTGAATTACCTGATTCGTTGTAAACCGCTCCTATATTATTCAAACAAGAAGATATTCCCTCTTTATGATTTAATTCCTCGTATATTTTCAAAGCCCGTTTATGATATTCAAGGGATTTGTTTGAATTACCAATATTGAAATAAATTTCCCCCATCATATTTAATACATTTGCCATGCCTTGCTTGTTAAGTAAATCTCCTTCACGTGCAAATAACTGCTCATATATTTTTAATGCTTCCTGTAAATATTCAAATGCTTTCGCATAATCACCCAGAGAACTATATATTTTTCCTATTGCAAAGGTGGAAAGGGATAAAAAATAGGTGTCATTCACTTTTTTACTCAGAGCAAGGACATCTTCATCATATTGTAAAGCTTTTTTGTACTCTCCTGTGTTTTCATATATAACTCCGATGTTATTCAAAGCATACATGAGTCCTTTCGTGTAACTGATATCACGGGAAAGCTTTTCCGTTTTTTGAAAATACTGCATGGCTTTGTTATACTCCCCTGTATTAAAATAGATACGTCCAATGTTATTTAAAGCTTTTGCTGTTTGCATTTTGTTTCCGGACTTTTGATACATTTCCAACGCTTTCTGAAAACAAGACAATGCTTTATCCGGCATGAATTGGGCATTATATACATTTCCAATAGTAAAAATTGCATTAACTTCTTCGTCCTTATTTCTATATTTTTTTGCATGCTCTAATGCTTGCTGTGCATATTCGTAAGATTTTTCATACGAGAATGATAAATATATTTTTGCAAGTTCGTTA from Bacteroidales bacterium includes the following:
- the tpiA gene encoding triose-phosphate isomerase, producing MRKKIVAGNWKMNNTFEEGVKLTNEIIELSKNITAQNVGIVLCPPFFFLQKCAELIKNNSQITVGAQNCHQEIKGAFTGEVSAEMLKSVGVKYVITGHSERRSYFKEDNVFLSKKVKQVLATGLFPIYCCGETLPERESGKLFEIIKTQIEEGLFDLSKEDFLKIIIAYEPVWAIGTGVTATSAQAQEMHEFIRKLITEKYGSAVAEEITILYGGSCNSKNAKELFANKDVDGGLIGGASLKSQDFIDIVNSF
- a CDS encoding T9SS type A sorting domain-containing protein is translated as MKKSTLTKNALTFCLMLLMSSGKKILISTIFIISLFTPSFVIAQVPAFPCAEGFGAVSVGGRGGRVIEVTNLNDAGAGSFRDAVLQTGPRTVVFKVAGTIDMQSDIMISGVAQSYLTIAGQTAPGGGIQLRYYGLSIRNDAHDIIVRYIRHRRGWIDAINSWYYTGFVIANDDGTAPVYNVIVDHCSLGWQQDDNGSWAKVHDVTFQWNIFGEANAYTTMDGASGKGLLVGAEPGYGAWMHNISIHHNYITSNAERNPLISGNGPTEVVNNVIYNWQSFGTGVQTRDAAGSVVNFIGNYYKVGPSTLLNRYEMALSEAGTYTLVQPPQTIYVQDNIGPHRTNSSLPEWNIMGFCGGATPNGEDNNGPASTSFQRNTPWITSSYPITISSATANVTNVLNGAGATLPMRDDIDTRLVNEYNTSTGSVGGDNNWPVLAGGTPYTDTDHDGMPDTWETSNALNPNNSADGAQISVNGYTNLENYLNSLTSCSSLPISLPDAIIVPGSFSYTNGVFTATIKNQGGSPTSGSSIDIGFQVDGVQQTYGSFTVPLAAGASVTINNTTLCSSGGYCGGAYTIPIGTHTITAYADPVNRFAESDETNNTLSQTITVGTTGIVNVTQDGGIKVYPNPFNTSFTLKISSAIILKNTMMKIFDVCGREVKIISINNHETTIEKDELQSGIYFYSIINNNEKITNGKLVVQ
- a CDS encoding sugar-binding protein — its product is MKTKNLLFSTVIALMVLFAGSAFSATYYVATNGNDSYTTTQAQNINTPWKTINASVAKLVAGDILYVRGGTYVEAVNVGVSGTVSLPITISAYPGELPIIDGQNNLPTCGWCGLVVLNGSYIHMSGFEVKNTGSGNYQRGVGIYGQNNIISHFNVHHIIDNGILITGNYNIVEDSQVWQTCLNNVNGSSSNNWASGLSAARAPVNTIIRRNIVYNNWGEGLSVYEANGTTIEDNIVYDNWATNTYISDASNVLFQRNMVYVTPGNICGQSATLTLADEQASKPRSTNNIVINNLFVNTSVDAFSWTIVSGSGLTNVLIANNTLVNCRLSTGVGGNPVIVNTNSQIRNNIFTTSGNIPSASGITWSNNLWQGARPANAVGTGDVLGDPLLAKTGTISPGLLTADYFKLSSASSPAINKAIVLTEVTDDYFKTARGTSPDIGAHEFTTGATNPSFCSSVLAPVIDGIAENTWAQVESDTLKNIMWGTVSSSADISATYKAVWDNTALYLLVNVKDDAFRNDSGTNTWDDDALEIFIDGNNDKTTGDYDANDHQYIIRWNDATAYEYHNATTTLNPVGFTFSQGANTGGYLMELKITWIAIGVTPASGKLIGFDMLADDDDDGGAADASMSWFMQPTSSHETSSFGTIELSGTSCVETPTGIINEEMNNATMIYPNPFNTFFTLKISDATILKNAEMKIYDVCGKEVKSVSISSNETTINRGELQNGIYFYSVINNNEKITNGKIVVQ
- a CDS encoding T9SS type A sorting domain-containing protein gives rise to the protein MATGNKEPMLPWNATKSYFDMIADVPVTLSTLGNYITNEIQEVTGPDGNPCHALFQNLKINNAAGPEWGASQDGFMIYRESVESGDTTDTGDVYYTYWFKFQSNLVAALGTSSNTAWRVLSEWKTGGMIESGSPTWKGDYRIITHVLKNTSTGKLYWHTEGDNVANFFSESQKKVHWEVTNTTIPVPVGEWFKYEVFWHRSTGNSGRYWAAVNGQVIVDHIGWNKDTIYKLPINRIMLNNTYGGGASPEQQWTTGLEIWDGWPCGVGVSCYTPTGLSEKSNQEVFNVYPNPFTTNFTLKISDAPILKNAMLKINDVCGREVKNISINNHETTIDKGDLQSGIYFYNIINNNEKITNGKLVVQ
- a CDS encoding T9SS type A sorting domain-containing protein → MKTKVLKRVTKMAFAVIVSLGLSQVSAQTMLYRTDFSPAQSDLSAPSQSDISHGGTGAWQNITGIKVATGNKEAIIPWGADISGLDMIADVPVNLSTIGNYISNGIQQVTGPNGTQVYALYQSVKINNACPPDYGASQCALMIYRGESQTMADPGDVYYTYWFKFPSNLHTQLGTDDGSDNWRVMSEWKTGGSTDYRIITHVHQNTSKTLYWTTEGDGWDNNDNKHIYWGPTNNTTVPVPVGTWFKYEVFWHRSTKGSTDGRYWAAVNGQVIIDYHGSMYPTGVSNPYPINRIFLNNAYSGGSAPIEQWTTGLEIWNGWPCGVGVSCYTPTGLSEKSNQEVFNVYPNPFTTNFTLKISDATILKNAEMKIYDVCGKEVKSVSISSNETIIERGELQSGIYFYSIINNNEKITNGKLIVQ
- a CDS encoding tetratricopeptide repeat protein, with translation MKKYIFTTAVILTSYLILHTSFSLAAENAPLTKKQNHTIDSLKRVLETTDNKGKAKVYNELAKIYLSFSYEKSYEYAQQALEHAKKYRNKDEEVNAIFTIGNVYNAQFMPDKALSCFQKALEMYQKSGNKMQTAKALNNIGRIYFNTGEYNKAMQYFQKTEKLSRDISYTKGLMYALNNIGVIYENTGEYKKALQYDEDVLALSKKVNDTYFLSLSTFAIGKIYSSLGDYAKAFEYLQEALKIYEQLFAREGDLLNKQGMANVLNMMGEIYFNIGNSNKSLEYHKRALKIYEELNHKEGISSCLNNIGAVYNESGNSHKAMEYFQQALKYAEGIVNKKLIAEILNNIGVTCHALGNYNEALNMHQKSFESAKEAGNKQLMIITLCNIGEDYMMLKNYREGQKYFKQSLELAKAIGDKKNIVNNYERFSILKDKEGNYKEALEYHKLFKIMNDSIYNEESSKKIAEAQFKLENEKKDKEIILNNKKIEILQRDKKIALLKLYIFVSALLLLVIIGLLIYNRQRIKTLKELEIAEKERKIIENELEISVKNLKIKEAQKALMESEITKEREIAEKEKQINETQKELMRAELEHKNEHVMNMGVHIVNKNSILQEIKENIKTVNLALDKNDMEQAIKMLADLSRNITTSMNISKEQEEFNKQMEQINEEFYFKLSKHFPELTDYEKKLSALLKLNLSSKEIASLLNISSSSVDVSRHRLRKKMNIQEKTNFVQFLNQL